One Methylomarinovum tepidoasis DNA window includes the following coding sequences:
- a CDS encoding DUF2782 domain-containing protein, whose product MRRLLPVLLQVLIGGVTWAADDDAPPPLEPLPQVEEDRELQPEVTIRRRGKSVIEEYRIGGQLYMIKVIPPIGPPYYLVDTDADGTLDTRRSDLEEGVRVHQWRILEW is encoded by the coding sequence ATGCGCCGGCTTTTACCCGTTTTGCTTCAGGTCCTGATCGGCGGTGTAACCTGGGCCGCTGACGATGATGCGCCGCCGCCACTGGAACCGCTGCCGCAAGTGGAAGAGGACCGGGAGCTGCAGCCGGAGGTGACGATTCGCCGCCGCGGCAAGAGTGTGATCGAGGAATACCGCATCGGTGGGCAGCTTTATATGATCAAGGTCATTCCGCCCATCGGTCCGCCCTATTATCTGGTGGATACCGATGCCGACGGCACCCTCGACACCCGCCGCAGCGATCTGGAGGAGGGAGTCCGGGTGCACCAGTGGCGCATCCTGGAATGGTAG
- a CDS encoding YcgN family cysteine cluster protein produces MTEPFWRRKSLAEMTEAEWESLCDRCGRCCLHKIEDIDTGEILFTNVVCALFDLAGGRCTRYRIRRQLVPDCLDLKEGLPPLHWLPQTCAYRLLAESKPLPWWHPLVSGDPETVHEAGISIRSFAIPETEVEDVHDHVVEGLR; encoded by the coding sequence ATGACCGAACCGTTCTGGCGGCGCAAATCATTGGCGGAGATGACCGAGGCGGAGTGGGAAAGCCTGTGCGACCGCTGCGGCCGCTGCTGCCTGCACAAGATCGAGGACATCGACACCGGTGAAATCCTGTTCACCAACGTGGTCTGCGCCCTGTTCGACCTGGCCGGCGGCCGCTGCACCCGGTACCGCATCCGCCGCCAGCTGGTGCCCGACTGCCTCGACCTCAAGGAAGGTCTGCCGCCGCTGCACTGGCTGCCGCAAACCTGCGCCTATCGCCTGCTGGCGGAGAGCAAACCCTTACCCTGGTGGCATCCCCTGGTGAGCGGTGACCCGGAAACGGTGCACGAAGCCGGCATTTCCATCCGCAGCTTCGCGATTCCGGAGACGGAGGTGGAAGACGTTCACGACCACGTGGTCGAAGGGCTGCGCTGA